One part of the Clostridium thermosuccinogenes genome encodes these proteins:
- a CDS encoding ABC transporter substrate-binding protein produces MKRKPFALLLVTIIAISALFGCSGSKTPTGDNKNTSDKPVELIWIMGDPGQVPVDQAIVEEKLNEISVEKLNVKVKTLYYDNDKTMLALSSGEKWDMVFTCEWFNNFAVQAQAGYFADITEKVKTLTPDLYATMPEIVWEGAKVNGKIMAIPVKKDYAAEIFWRFDKKLFVDTLGMQVPDTMKFADVEKYLEAAKKAYEDGVPEAKDAQYPLKLNKGGFSGVDSDYDMINRDVMLGIPYSAVGTADQNKIVITAEHPDLYNRFVLLRKWYKAGYINPDAATTEESFIYSAVKNGQGFYGADAIWSSGDGYTQLISKYSGPYLSTASIRGSMNAINANSKHIDLALKYQELVNTNKQYRDILRYGVEGIHFNYTEDGLVKRTEKGKNNYGPWAFSQGSYSLSSVEAADGVDVDPKMWEVIFKGYENLKATNTIGFSFDITPVETQVAACKVIKDKYWTGLITGTIDPEVEVPKMMSELEAAGIREIQKEAQRQFDEFLKNAK; encoded by the coding sequence ATGAAGAGAAAGCCTTTTGCATTGCTGCTGGTTACGATTATAGCCATATCCGCTTTATTCGGATGCTCCGGTTCAAAAACGCCAACGGGCGATAATAAGAACACTTCCGACAAACCGGTGGAACTGATCTGGATAATGGGGGATCCTGGCCAGGTTCCGGTAGATCAAGCGATAGTAGAAGAGAAACTCAATGAAATTTCTGTTGAGAAACTAAATGTCAAGGTAAAGACGTTGTATTATGACAATGACAAAACCATGTTGGCCCTTTCTTCCGGTGAAAAATGGGATATGGTTTTCACCTGCGAGTGGTTCAACAATTTCGCTGTTCAGGCTCAGGCCGGTTATTTTGCAGACATTACTGAAAAGGTCAAGACTTTGACTCCGGATTTGTATGCCACCATGCCTGAAATAGTCTGGGAAGGTGCAAAGGTTAACGGCAAGATAATGGCCATACCGGTAAAGAAAGACTACGCAGCTGAAATATTCTGGCGTTTTGACAAGAAACTGTTTGTTGATACACTGGGCATGCAGGTACCTGATACGATGAAATTTGCAGATGTGGAAAAGTACCTGGAAGCTGCCAAGAAGGCTTATGAAGATGGCGTTCCGGAAGCAAAGGACGCTCAGTATCCATTAAAGCTGAACAAGGGCGGATTTTCCGGAGTGGATTCCGACTATGACATGATAAACCGCGATGTGATGCTTGGTATTCCATATTCGGCAGTGGGAACCGCAGATCAGAACAAGATCGTGATAACCGCTGAACATCCTGACCTCTATAACCGTTTTGTTTTACTGCGCAAATGGTATAAGGCTGGTTATATAAATCCTGATGCCGCTACCACTGAAGAATCTTTCATTTACTCTGCAGTTAAAAACGGACAAGGATTCTATGGAGCCGACGCAATCTGGAGCTCCGGTGATGGTTATACTCAGTTGATATCCAAATACAGCGGACCTTATCTTTCTACTGCATCAATCCGTGGCTCTATGAATGCCATCAACGCCAATTCGAAGCACATAGATCTTGCTTTGAAATATCAGGAGCTGGTAAATACCAACAAGCAATACCGCGATATACTGCGTTATGGAGTTGAGGGTATACACTTCAACTATACTGAAGACGGACTGGTCAAACGTACTGAAAAAGGGAAAAACAATTACGGACCGTGGGCATTCTCACAAGGCTCCTACTCCTTGAGCTCTGTTGAAGCAGCAGACGGGGTCGATGTAGATCCTAAAATGTGGGAAGTTATTTTCAAAGGCTATGAAAATCTCAAAGCCACAAATACCATAGGATTCTCCTTTGATATCACACCGGTTGAAACACAGGTCGCAGCATGTAAAGTTATCAAGGATAAGTATTGGACCGGATTAATTACCGGTACCATTGACCCGGAAGTAGAAGTGCCGAAAATGATGTCAGAGCTGGAAGCTGCCGGTATACGTGAAATACAGAAAGAAGCTCAGAGGCAGTTTGACGAATTTCTTAAAAACGCAAAATAA
- a CDS encoding carbohydrate ABC transporter permease encodes MKKHHPTGGVEYYNRISQPVNILFNLIFTVIALSCIIPVLFVVIISISSNESIRQIGYSFFPKEWSISAYSYIWKMRSYIGRAFLVSIGVTTVGTLLGLFMNSTMGYVLSRRNYKLRNFFTILIFIPMLFSGGLVSSYLVNTQFLRIGNTYWALILPLCVSSFYIIVLRTFFQTTIHDSIIESAKMDGASQLLIYFKIVLPISLPGLATIGLFLSFAYWNDWFTPMLYIQSDHAHMYTLQYILVDIEQNIQNLIRNAQYMMAGESLANIPSETVRMAIVVVVVLPITMSYPFFQKYFISGLTIGSVKG; translated from the coding sequence ATGAAAAAGCATCATCCGACAGGCGGAGTGGAGTATTACAACCGTATTTCCCAACCGGTTAATATCCTGTTTAATTTGATATTTACGGTAATTGCTTTGTCCTGCATCATACCCGTTTTGTTTGTCGTAATTATCTCGATTTCATCCAATGAATCCATAAGGCAGATAGGTTACAGCTTTTTTCCCAAAGAGTGGTCTATCAGTGCTTACAGCTATATATGGAAAATGCGCTCATATATCGGGAGGGCCTTCCTGGTCTCCATTGGAGTAACTACTGTCGGCACATTGTTGGGATTATTTATGAACTCTACCATGGGCTATGTGCTTTCCCGCAGGAACTATAAATTGCGCAACTTTTTTACCATATTGATTTTCATTCCCATGCTTTTCAGTGGAGGTTTGGTTTCCTCTTACTTGGTAAATACGCAATTTTTGAGGATAGGTAACACTTACTGGGCTCTGATATTGCCATTGTGTGTGTCATCGTTTTATATTATAGTGCTCAGGACGTTTTTCCAGACGACCATACACGATTCCATCATAGAATCGGCAAAAATGGACGGTGCATCCCAGCTCCTAATATACTTTAAAATTGTCCTGCCGATTTCGTTGCCCGGTCTGGCAACCATAGGACTGTTTTTATCCTTTGCATACTGGAATGACTGGTTTACTCCCATGTTGTACATTCAGTCCGACCATGCCCATATGTACACTCTGCAGTATATTTTGGTCGATATTGAGCAAAATATTCAAAACCTGATTCGCAATGCACAATATATGATGGCGGGTGAATCCCTTGCAAATATACCGTCGGAAACCGTAAGAATGGCAATAGTGGTGGTGGTAGTGCTGCCCATCACGATGTCTTACCCGTTCTTCCAGAAATATTTCATCAGCGGCCTCACCATCGGATCAGTCAAAGGTTGA
- a CDS encoding ABC transporter permease → MELTLLALPTVVWYILFTYLPMFGIIVAFKRYRPLPDSNFLVSLIKSQPVGIDNFKFLFATPDAWIMFRNTVLYNCVFIILGIVIPVTLAIMLSNLHSKRLAKGYQTIIFLPYFLSWVVVSYFVFSFLSADKGMANQIMNMLGKESVQWYMEKKYWPYILIFLNLWKGMGYGMVVYLASISGIDKMLYEAAIIDGASRWQQVKYITLPMLKNMIIIMFILSVGRIFSSDFGLFYQVPRNSGPLVDVTQTIDVYVYKALMGMNNIGFSSAAAFLQSVLGFITILTANFIVKKIDPESGLL, encoded by the coding sequence ATGGAATTGACTTTACTTGCTCTACCAACTGTGGTCTGGTATATACTTTTCACATACCTGCCAATGTTCGGCATTATCGTGGCGTTCAAGCGCTATAGGCCGCTTCCTGACTCAAATTTCTTAGTCAGCTTGATCAAGAGTCAGCCTGTGGGAATTGACAATTTTAAGTTCCTGTTTGCGACGCCTGATGCATGGATCATGTTTCGAAATACCGTTCTCTACAACTGCGTGTTCATCATTTTGGGTATTGTAATTCCGGTAACTCTGGCTATTATGCTTTCCAATCTCCATTCCAAAAGGCTTGCCAAGGGATATCAGACAATCATATTTCTACCATACTTTTTATCTTGGGTCGTAGTCAGCTATTTTGTGTTTTCTTTCCTGAGTGCCGATAAAGGCATGGCCAACCAGATAATGAACATGTTGGGCAAAGAAAGCGTTCAATGGTATATGGAAAAGAAATACTGGCCATATATCCTGATTTTCCTGAATTTATGGAAGGGCATGGGGTATGGAATGGTAGTATATCTTGCTAGTATATCGGGAATTGACAAAATGTTATATGAGGCTGCTATAATAGACGGAGCCTCCCGATGGCAGCAGGTTAAATATATAACGCTGCCCATGCTGAAAAACATGATCATTATAATGTTCATACTGTCGGTGGGAAGGATATTCTCTTCGGATTTCGGACTGTTTTATCAAGTTCCTAGAAATTCCGGACCTCTGGTGGATGTGACACAAACCATCGATGTTTATGTGTATAAAGCGCTCATGGGCATGAACAACATAGGTTTCTCATCGGCGGCCGCTTTTCTTCAGTCAGTTCTAGGCTTTATCACCATTTTAACGGCCAACTTTATCGTTAAAAAGATCGATCCGGAAAGCGGATTATTATAA
- the yfbR gene encoding 5'-deoxynucleotidase, translated as MAKSGFHFFAFLSRMKYITRWGLMKNTQPENIQEHSLQVAMIAHGLALIRNKFYGGNINADRVAVLGLFHDCNEIITGDMPTPIKYYNPQISRAYKDVEETSKRKILSMLPKELQSDYTEILFHEDIDPESWKIVKAADKISAYIKCLEEVKAGNMEFKKASESIYDAISQIDMPEVAYFMKNFIPSFSLTLDELD; from the coding sequence ATGGCTAAATCAGGATTTCATTTTTTTGCGTTCCTTTCACGGATGAAATATATCACCCGCTGGGGGCTTATGAAGAACACCCAGCCGGAAAACATTCAGGAGCACAGCCTTCAGGTAGCAATGATAGCTCATGGGTTGGCGCTGATAAGGAACAAGTTCTACGGAGGAAATATCAATGCCGACCGGGTGGCGGTATTGGGCTTGTTCCATGACTGCAATGAGATAATCACAGGCGATATGCCCACACCCATTAAGTATTACAACCCGCAAATCAGCAGGGCATACAAGGATGTGGAAGAGACATCCAAGAGGAAGATATTGTCCATGCTTCCAAAAGAGCTGCAGAGCGACTATACCGAAATACTTTTTCATGAGGATATCGACCCTGAATCTTGGAAGATAGTAAAAGCAGCCGACAAGATATCGGCTTATATAAAATGCCTGGAGGAAGTAAAGGCAGGGAATATGGAGTTCAAAAAAGCCAGTGAATCCATATATGATGCCATTTCCCAAATTGACATGCCTGAGGTGGCTTATTTCATGAAGAATTTTATTCCCAGCTTTTCCCTTACCCTTGATGAGTTGGACTAA
- a CDS encoding HD domain-containing protein — MSAVWRERREEQENMLSPYAAKSRNSLGRIVDEPKCPIRTDFERDGNRILYSMEFRRLRHKTQVFFNAKNDHICTRMEHVLNVGSIATTIARTLNLNQDLTYAIALGHDLGHAPFGHSGEKVLDRCLKSINPDYSFQHELHSLRVVDRLATRISKEKINEKCGLNLTFEVRDGIACHCGENYDEYRLERDTTKDLSSLKNMKNRSAKPFTLEACIVRLVDKIAYVGRDIEDALRVKLIDINDIPLEIRNILGHTNGEIINTLVCDLIENSYDRDCIQLSHEKGEALQSLIKENVRLIYQSEKIKRYEKTAENIMEGLFYDLLKCLKDFERLKHSELNIYRKFYNFIVDMDYDEDEPDEQKVIDFIAGMTDGFAMKCFDEIYWM, encoded by the coding sequence ATGTCAGCTGTATGGAGGGAAAGACGCGAAGAGCAGGAGAATATGCTCAGTCCCTATGCCGCAAAGAGCAGGAATTCCCTGGGTAGGATTGTGGATGAACCTAAATGCCCGATACGGACGGATTTTGAACGGGATGGCAACAGGATATTGTATTCCATGGAATTCCGAAGGTTGAGGCATAAAACGCAGGTGTTTTTCAATGCAAAGAATGACCACATTTGCACACGGATGGAGCATGTGCTCAATGTGGGTTCTATTGCCACCACCATAGCAAGGACGCTGAATCTCAATCAGGACCTGACATATGCTATTGCACTGGGGCATGATCTTGGGCATGCCCCTTTTGGCCATAGCGGTGAGAAGGTTTTGGACCGCTGCCTTAAAAGCATTAATCCTGATTATTCCTTTCAGCATGAGCTGCACAGCCTGAGAGTGGTGGATCGCCTGGCTACCCGAATTTCAAAAGAGAAAATAAACGAAAAATGCGGGCTTAACTTGACCTTTGAGGTTAGGGACGGAATTGCATGCCACTGCGGGGAAAATTATGATGAATACAGGCTGGAACGGGATACGACCAAGGACTTGTCCAGTCTTAAGAACATGAAGAATCGTTCGGCCAAACCCTTCACTCTGGAAGCATGCATAGTGAGGTTGGTGGATAAGATAGCCTATGTGGGAAGGGATATCGAGGATGCCTTGAGGGTAAAACTTATAGACATAAATGACATACCTCTGGAGATCAGAAACATATTGGGCCACACCAACGGTGAAATCATAAATACACTAGTATGCGATCTAATAGAGAACAGCTATGACAGGGACTGCATTCAACTTAGCCACGAAAAGGGCGAAGCTCTGCAGAGCTTGATAAAGGAGAATGTAAGGCTTATATACCAGTCGGAAAAAATCAAGAGGTATGAAAAAACCGCAGAGAACATCATGGAAGGTCTTTTTTACGATCTTCTGAAATGTCTGAAGGATTTTGAAAGGCTGAAGCACAGCGAATTAAACATATACCGCAAGTTTTACAACTTCATTGTGGATATGGATTACGATGAGGATGAACCCGACGAGCAAAAGGTGATAGATTTTATTGCAGGAATGACCGATGGTTTTGCAATGAAATGCTTTGACGAAATATACTGGATGTAG
- a CDS encoding SEC-C metal-binding domain-containing protein, whose translation MSLYEQWENAVKNIKTQDEYDKYWKAYFEKEKNAYEKILGAKENIITGTLSELAERFNMSPVDFTGFIDGINTSLLESIDLDTLNENSEIKLEIDFEKLYFNMLDAKADWLYNLPQWDDILSVERRQEITKEYRQSKIAVSNKVGRNDPCPCGSGKKYKKCCGKN comes from the coding sequence ATGAGTTTGTATGAGCAATGGGAAAATGCTGTAAAAAACATAAAAACACAGGATGAATATGATAAGTACTGGAAGGCATATTTTGAAAAGGAAAAGAATGCATATGAGAAAATTCTGGGGGCAAAAGAAAATATCATCACCGGTACCCTCAGTGAATTGGCTGAACGCTTCAATATGAGCCCGGTGGATTTCACCGGTTTTATCGACGGAATAAACACCAGCCTTCTGGAAAGCATTGATCTGGATACACTGAATGAAAACAGTGAAATAAAGCTGGAGATAGATTTTGAGAAACTGTATTTCAATATGCTGGATGCTAAAGCCGACTGGTTGTATAATCTGCCCCAGTGGGATGATATACTGAGCGTTGAGAGAAGGCAGGAAATCACAAAGGAGTATAGGCAATCAAAAATTGCAGTAAGCAACAAGGTCGGGAGAAATGATCCATGTCCTTGCGGAAGCGGCAAAAAATATAAAAAATGCTGCGGCAAGAATTAA
- a CDS encoding AraC family transcriptional regulator produces the protein MVDNMIENLNAISFNKYGNIIYEGFSQGIKSIYHGDVILEEHEIKEKTAGKFLRAEDSPVTLDIVDGIAILCVSLMPSQEEIRMFLLDKAISINPGVYYCVLTLYGRCRIKSAMLEGSRLKELENSREFAPLGIYPKVEINKVHTLFYQEKEKGFIFKGEKHGFWEFTYVDRGSMYNIVDGKGYRLSQGEAMFYGSDQHHIQWSDVDLSVCFVTVTFDMEFEEASLLTDKKFILDHEMRELIGKIIAESSNNSYYADDLVICYLKELIIKLVRGEKLESTIDRQETQVRFKIENSIVARCLEYIHNNISRKLSVSDIAKSIPISQSYLSIIFKKHMDMTLVDYINSFRLEKSKELIRSGEYNITQIADLLGYTSVHYFSNQFKLKYGISPRSYAKSIKS, from the coding sequence ATGGTGGATAATATGATAGAAAACCTGAATGCAATTAGCTTCAATAAATATGGAAACATCATATATGAAGGTTTCAGCCAGGGTATAAAATCCATTTACCATGGGGATGTAATTTTGGAGGAGCATGAGATAAAGGAAAAAACTGCCGGAAAGTTCCTGCGTGCTGAGGATTCTCCCGTGACTTTGGATATTGTTGACGGCATTGCCATACTGTGTGTATCTTTAATGCCGTCCCAGGAGGAGATAAGGATGTTTCTCCTGGACAAGGCGATAAGCATAAATCCGGGTGTTTATTACTGCGTGCTGACCCTTTACGGCAGGTGCCGCATTAAGTCAGCCATGCTTGAAGGCTCCCGCCTAAAAGAGCTGGAAAACTCCCGTGAGTTTGCTCCCCTGGGAATATACCCCAAGGTTGAGATAAATAAAGTCCACACCCTGTTTTATCAAGAGAAGGAAAAAGGATTTATCTTCAAGGGCGAAAAGCATGGCTTCTGGGAGTTCACCTACGTCGACCGGGGAAGCATGTATAATATAGTAGACGGAAAAGGTTACAGGCTGAGCCAGGGAGAGGCTATGTTCTACGGCAGTGACCAGCACCACATCCAGTGGTCCGATGTAGATTTATCAGTATGTTTTGTCACAGTAACCTTTGATATGGAGTTTGAGGAAGCATCTTTGCTGACGGACAAAAAATTTATCCTGGACCATGAAATGAGGGAGTTAATTGGAAAAATAATAGCTGAGAGCAGTAACAACTCCTATTATGCCGATGATCTGGTTATTTGCTACCTTAAAGAGCTTATCATAAAGCTCGTACGGGGTGAGAAGCTTGAAAGCACGATAGACAGGCAGGAAACCCAGGTCAGATTCAAAATAGAAAATTCAATTGTGGCAAGATGTCTGGAGTATATACACAATAATATAAGCAGGAAGCTCTCCGTATCGGATATTGCAAAAAGCATACCCATCAGCCAGTCTTATCTTTCCATCATATTTAAAAAGCATATGGATATGACTCTGGTGGACTATATAAACAGCTTTCGCCTTGAAAAGAGCAAGGAACTGATAAGAAGCGGAGAGTACAATATCACACAAATAGCGGACCTTCTTGGTTATACATCGGTTCACTATTTTTCCAACCAGTTCAAGCTGAAATATGGCATCAGTCCCAGGAGCTACGCAAAATCCATAAAGAGCTGA
- a CDS encoding phosphoglucomutase/phosphomannomutase family protein — MIKFGTGGWRAIIGEGFTMDNVKLLSQAIADDMKAKNQTDKGIVIGYDRRFLSDKAAKWVAEVMAANGIAVHLINNIAPTPMIMFTVKKLGTKYGVAVTASHNPADYNGIKVFTEGGRDATEDVTRRLENRMENLHKEDIKSTPFEKGLKDGIIKLIDPFNDYIDTILSMIDTDAIRSRGLRILLDPMFGVSKSSLQTILLTARCHLDIINDRHDTLFGGRLPSPSAATLTRLKDIVTEKGYDLGIATDGDADRLGIIDDKGNFIHPNDIMVLLYYYLVKYKGWKGGVVRNIATTHMLDRIAKSFGEECYEVPVGFKHISSKMEETDAVIGGESSGGLTIRGHIKGKDGIFAGSLLVEMICSTGKKISEMLDTIHREFGNLYTVERDFKFAQEYKTELSDILFKQKRLPDFGYPVREVSYRDGVKVYFENDGWIVARFSGTEPLIRIFSEMPAEAEAKDVNVKMQQFLKLS; from the coding sequence ATGATTAAATTTGGTACCGGAGGATGGAGGGCTATAATTGGTGAGGGCTTCACCATGGATAATGTAAAGCTCCTCTCCCAGGCTATAGCCGACGATATGAAGGCCAAAAATCAAACAGATAAAGGCATAGTGATAGGCTACGACAGAAGATTCCTTTCGGACAAGGCCGCAAAATGGGTTGCAGAAGTTATGGCGGCCAACGGGATTGCGGTTCATCTGATAAACAATATCGCTCCTACCCCGATGATAATGTTCACCGTAAAAAAGCTGGGCACGAAATATGGGGTTGCAGTGACAGCCAGCCACAACCCGGCTGACTATAACGGCATTAAGGTGTTCACCGAAGGAGGAAGGGATGCCACGGAAGATGTGACCCGCCGCCTGGAAAACCGGATGGAAAATCTTCATAAGGAAGATATAAAGTCAACACCTTTTGAAAAGGGACTAAAAGATGGCATTATTAAGCTGATAGACCCCTTTAACGATTATATAGACACCATATTGAGCATGATTGATACGGATGCCATAAGGTCAAGGGGCTTGAGAATACTTCTTGATCCGATGTTTGGAGTATCCAAAAGCTCTCTTCAGACCATACTTCTGACAGCCCGGTGCCATTTGGACATTATTAACGACCGGCATGATACTCTTTTCGGCGGCAGGCTGCCTTCCCCATCAGCAGCAACCCTGACCCGCCTTAAAGATATCGTCACGGAAAAAGGTTACGACCTGGGAATAGCCACCGACGGCGATGCTGACAGGCTTGGCATAATTGATGACAAGGGGAATTTCATACATCCCAATGATATCATGGTGCTTTTATACTATTACCTCGTCAAATATAAAGGATGGAAAGGCGGAGTTGTCAGGAATATCGCCACCACCCATATGTTGGACAGGATAGCCAAATCCTTCGGGGAGGAATGCTATGAAGTCCCTGTGGGTTTCAAGCACATAAGCTCCAAAATGGAGGAAACAGATGCCGTAATAGGCGGTGAGAGCAGCGGCGGTTTGACGATAAGAGGCCATATCAAAGGAAAAGACGGCATTTTTGCCGGTTCGCTGTTGGTGGAAATGATATGCTCTACCGGAAAGAAAATCTCCGAAATGCTGGATACCATCCATAGGGAGTTCGGCAACCTGTATACAGTGGAAAGGGATTTTAAATTTGCTCAGGAATATAAGACGGAGCTTTCCGATATATTATTTAAGCAAAAGAGGCTTCCTGATTTCGGATACCCAGTGAGGGAGGTAAGTTACAGAGACGGAGTAAAAGTATATTTCGAAAACGACGGATGGATAGTTGCGAGGTTCTCAGGGACCGAGCCACTGATACGGATATTCTCGGAGATGCCCGCGGAAGCCGAGGCAAAGGATGTAAACGTAAAAATGCAGCAATTTCTTAAATTATCTTAG
- a CDS encoding galactokinase family protein, with protein MKRKVYVSTPSRICLFGEHQDYLGLEVIASAINLRFYASATDREDSLIRIRIRDERLNYLGVKNSQGLYETETIDISKPIVYENNRDYLKSTVNLLLKSGYPIKHGFDITMDSEIPIGKGMSSSTTMIVVLTKLLLEMIDSPDKDNAEKIALLGFKAEVEEFKEPGGMMDHYTSALGGLVHLKFNETTEVSRINRTIPGSFILFDSMERKNTTKVLADAKYPVISALDDLKDVGISSVRDFYYDEDNLKYLKLLDETRKTKLMASIDNFRILKEAEALIKGYSFSPEVFGELLKKHHANLRDGLGISTPTIENILDTAYANGALGGKVNGSGGGGCAYVYAYDEDCDRIIKAVADLGYPGRVMKQDSGVRKDKEEIV; from the coding sequence ATGAAAAGAAAAGTATATGTATCGACACCCAGCAGAATATGTTTGTTTGGAGAGCACCAGGATTATCTCGGCCTTGAGGTGATCGCCTCCGCAATAAACTTAAGATTTTATGCTTCGGCAACCGACCGGGAGGACAGCCTCATACGCATCAGAATCAGGGATGAAAGGCTCAATTACCTTGGAGTTAAGAACTCCCAAGGGCTATACGAAACAGAAACAATTGACATATCCAAGCCCATAGTTTATGAAAACAACCGGGATTATCTGAAAAGCACGGTCAACCTGCTATTGAAAAGCGGATATCCAATAAAGCATGGTTTTGATATAACCATGGACTCAGAAATCCCAATAGGCAAAGGCATGTCCTCATCCACCACGATGATTGTTGTGCTGACAAAGCTTTTGCTGGAAATGATCGACTCCCCCGACAAGGACAATGCTGAAAAGATTGCATTGCTTGGCTTCAAGGCTGAAGTGGAAGAATTCAAGGAACCTGGGGGAATGATGGACCATTATACCTCAGCCCTGGGGGGGCTTGTTCACCTGAAGTTTAATGAAACCACGGAAGTCTCCAGAATAAACAGGACAATACCGGGCAGCTTTATCCTCTTTGACTCCATGGAGCGTAAAAACACCACAAAGGTGCTGGCCGACGCAAAATACCCTGTAATAAGCGCCCTGGACGATCTTAAGGATGTCGGTATATCAAGCGTAAGGGACTTCTATTATGATGAAGATAATCTCAAATATCTCAAGCTGCTGGATGAAACAAGAAAGACAAAGTTAATGGCAAGCATAGATAACTTCAGGATTTTAAAGGAAGCCGAAGCACTCATTAAAGGCTACAGCTTTTCCCCGGAAGTCTTCGGTGAGCTTTTGAAAAAGCACCATGCCAATCTCAGGGATGGCCTTGGCATATCAACCCCCACCATAGAAAACATTCTGGACACCGCTTATGCCAACGGAGCTCTGGGCGGAAAAGTAAACGGTTCCGGAGGAGGCGGATGCGCCTATGTCTATGCCTATGATGAGGATTGTGACAGGATAATTAAAGCCGTTGCCGATTTAGGGTATCCCGGCAGGGTAATGAAGCAGGACAGCGGTGTAAGAAAGGATAAGGAGGAAATAGTATAA
- a CDS encoding sugar phosphate nucleotidyltransferase has translation MKAVVLAAGKGKRLQSEKFSLPKVLRNACGKPLISYVLENIKFIRQEDTCIVVGYKKEMVREAVGGEYVYVNQDEQLGTGHAVMMAEPYLKDYDGDVLVLYGDMPLIREETYKKIIEVHAKENADCTILTAVVENPPDYGRIIRDSDGRIISIVEKKDCTPEQLKINEVNVGIYVFKSKLLLESLKKLDNNNNQKEYYLTDVPVILIKDGKKVTSYTIDASDEIYGVNTIEDLEFCENILKKRNCQ, from the coding sequence ATGAAAGCGGTGGTATTGGCAGCCGGCAAAGGAAAGAGGCTTCAATCGGAGAAGTTCAGCCTGCCTAAGGTTTTGAGGAACGCCTGCGGAAAACCTTTGATAAGTTATGTTCTTGAGAATATAAAATTCATAAGGCAGGAAGACACTTGTATCGTAGTTGGCTACAAAAAGGAAATGGTCCGGGAAGCTGTCGGAGGCGAATATGTATATGTAAACCAGGATGAGCAGCTGGGAACGGGTCACGCCGTCATGATGGCCGAGCCTTACCTTAAAGATTATGACGGAGATGTTCTGGTCCTTTATGGTGATATGCCCCTTATCAGGGAGGAGACTTATAAAAAGATCATCGAAGTCCATGCAAAGGAAAACGCAGATTGCACCATACTTACAGCTGTTGTTGAAAACCCTCCCGATTACGGCAGGATAATAAGAGATTCCGACGGACGGATCATCAGTATAGTTGAAAAAAAAGACTGCACCCCGGAGCAGTTGAAAATCAATGAAGTGAACGTAGGCATCTATGTCTTCAAGAGCAAGCTTTTGCTAGAAAGCCTCAAGAAGCTAGATAACAACAATAATCAAAAGGAGTATTACCTTACCGACGTGCCGGTGATACTCATAAAGGACGGCAAAAAAGTTACCAGCTATACCATAGACGCATCCGATGAAATATATGGAGTAAACACTATAGAGGATCTGGAGTTCTGTGAAAATATATTAAAAAAGAGAAACTGCCAATAA